The genomic stretch TTACCCAATGTCTTCGGATAAAATCCCATCACAGTAGACGAGTTACGACATTTGCCCAATTGTATTTTGGCACTCGATCGTCCAAACAATTCATTTCTTCGCTACCCGGTAGGAGAAATACCTGTTCAAAGGTTACCAGGGGAATGTTGATCAAATGAAGTCATTTTATCCAAGATGTAAActttaatcttaaatatacaagTGCAAAAGCAGTATGGCTTGCTTTACATTACTATGGTTCAGTATACATTGGTAGACGTAGCCATTACTATTTTTAGCCCCTTGGGATGATAAAGGTGTAGAGGGGCTTCTAAAGACTTCTACTCCTGACACGGAGTGTCCAGGGGTGGAAGAATCCTAGACTGCAGTCATGCCACATAAAGCCTTTGGGTTGGCTGCACCAAGATTTAGTGCATCTCCCAGCACTCGCTCTTGGAGCCTGAAAATGTGTCAGTCAGAAGCATTCCCGCACGGAAGTTATACCCGGAAGACCAACACGCTTCGGGCAACCCAAAGAGCATCTTTCATAGAGTTGGTGATCTTCCAGCAGCACCTGATGTGTACACTCCTGGGATCTAGCAATAGACCAGAGTCTTCTGTTATGGAGCTGCTCAGAATGAACTGATGAGGCATCTTGCATCCATCTCAGGTATTCTTGGGATGTACAAAGTCCACAAAAAGGTGGGCGACCACCTATCTCATCCTCATTCACCTGGGCAATGTGCCTTGGGACTGAGATATCAATCAGACAGGGAAGATCTGAAGGGGAACCGCCAGCCTAGTGAGGTCTGGAGCTTATTGATGAGTCTTGACGATGAGGATGATGTGAGATGATATGGGCCATCTACTCAAGGAACCACACCGCAAGATCCATCGGGCATTTGTCCAACAGTGCCTGCAGGACTTTTGATTCAAGCAGTTTCcctgaaacaatttttttttctcagaaaCTGGAACATTGCTGTTCAAAGAGGGCAGACCTAACCTCAAAACCTGGGACAAGTAGATCCTCGGCCCTGAGGGAGACCTGGAGctttgtggtaaaaacacaaaatgctggagaagctcaacaggtcaaacagtctcctttatagaacaaagataaagatacagaaccaacgtttctgaCTTGAGCCCTCATCAAGATATCTTAATtatgttggttctgcatctttatctttgctttccaAGTACACGGTTTGCTttcctgtttctccagcattgtgcttttacctgTCAAAGTTGGAAGTTTTAGAAAGCGGAGATACACATTTCAATAAGACCCGGGAGATACTGTAACTTTATTTGGACTGTAATTGGAGAAAATAACCTCAAATGCTGAAAATGAGAAACAAatacagaaactgctggaaacacttagaaatatcaaacagtgggaaatAGTCAAAATgtcccagcattttctggtttgtatctcacctaccctgcgtggaaaaagcctgcctacCCAATGGCTGTCTCTACcccatataattttaaatacctttatcatatCAGTATTCATTTCCATCGGTCTGTTACAAATGCTTCCACAATGAATTATGCTTTTGATGTGTCCTGCCTGTTGTCAGATTGACAGAGGAAAATCGCAAGATTAGAATGTCTgcttttttgggagggggaagaaaagcaaAGGAGCTTGAAGACCTTCAGGCACTTCACAGGCAATGGGCTAAACTTTCCAGCTGTCATTTCATTTTCCTATTTGGATTGCATCTTGTTTACTTGCGCAACCAGTAATCTTTCTACAACCTCAGATTCATTGGAGTTGCGGGGTCAGTGTCCCAGATGGACGTTTAAAAACAATGCTTTGTTACATTTTATTGGGAGTCGATCGTAATATTGGAGGGACTGTACACGCTGTTTgagattaaattttaaaacattcagATTCAGACGAAATGCAGCAGTTCACCGACGGGGCAGCGAATTTGTACTTTTCTCGTACATATCGATCATTTCTAGATTCCTTCCACAGCAACTCCAGACTTACATTCTGATTTGTACGCGCGGGGAGTTATAGCTGCTGTAAACGTACCTATAAACTGTGGGTGGCGGCGGCCACTGTTTACTTTCTGATATAACTTTACTTTTCCATTGCTCTGCCTGGCTGACCGGAGTTTGAACCTAGAACGAGGATGGGATCATAATTTTAGGAATTCACATCTGAATGACGATGTAGTTATTTCTCACAGTTACCCAAAGGCGCGGTTTAATCTGCAGTCGGGGGTGAACGCTAGGCCAGGCTGCTTTTTAAACAACAGCCACTCAACCCCTACGCCACGTCAAAGCGAAACTTGGCTCCACGACAATGACATAATTAATCTTTACATAAGCTCCTTCCAATTGGAGGGCGGGAAGCAGCCCATCCAGAGCAAACTTCGCGCTAGGCAATTTATTATAAAATACCAAAGGCTTAACCTTCATTCTGAATGATCACAACACGGAATTCTCACAGCGATGAGCGAACCGAAGTGAAGACCAATTCCTTTTAACAGCCATTCAAGGTTCCATAGCGACGAGCATCTTTCAGCTCCAGTAAATTTCTTGCCTGGCCCTTTACTATCTTAAATTTCAAGAGAGACCTTTTGTTCTCGTACCTTTAATGTATGAGATTATCGCTCAGCATTGCAACACCCAGATCCATGAGACAAGTTTAAATGTAATACGCGCTGTAAATTAAACGTATTCCACCCATATCATGACTCAGTTGGATACAAGTACCATGAATTTATCAGCGGGGTAAATGTGAATCTGATTGATGGGTTGATTATCAATGTGGCCAAAGGGACCACGATACTTAATACCTCTAGTCTCTGGCCTCTAATTTCTGAGGTAATAAGGATCTCTCCTGCCTTCTCAATGACCAGAACTCCTTGCATAGAATTTTACTAAGAGCGCGATCACAGAGCCCAGGTGATCAAACCTCACGCTAACCGATCTCCTTCACTTCTGGTTAACAATGGGTTAAAGATTTTTGAGAAGCGTCATTAAACCAGGCGGAGTCAGAGGGAATGGGCACCAACTACACAATTAAAGATGAACTTTGTGTGAACTAATTGAACTGACCAAGGTAAAGGGGCTGAGACCTGGAGTGGTTATAAAGAGGCTTGAACCTGGAGTGGCAGCAACATTTACCATTCCCTCATTCTTAGAATCACATCACGAgaagggtgagggagtcccgagGGGAGAGTTGAGAGGTCCCGTTGTTGTTAAGATGGTCATGTTTACACTCTGCGCCACTTTCTTGTGCACTTCCGTGCTCCCGCTGTCGCTTTTTCTCGCAGCGGTAAAACTCTGGGAAATTTACTGCATAAGTGGAAGGGACCGCAGCTGTGCAAGCCCCTTACCTCCGGGGTCAATGGGGCTGCCCTTCCTGGGAGAGACTCTCCAGTTGGTCCTGCAGGTGAGAGGTTCCGCTTGTATTCGAGAGAAAAACAACGCGTCCGCGTCCTCAGATTCAGGACTTCTAAGAGGACGCCAGAACAAGATGCTAAACTCGGCATTAAGAATAGAAGGCATTTTTAAAACGTTTTGAGATCATGAAGAACAGGTTGCGAACTTGCAAGTGAAAGCAGACAGGCGGTGCTCAGTTCAGCCGACGACTTAACAGTAACTTGAACTAAATTGCATTCCAGTGTCGTCATTAATACAAGAATTTACAGCAAGCGTCGCTGTGTAAATAAAGAAACCCAGCAAGTTGGCTGGTTTGTTATGGAGATTCATTTCTCAATTGATTTGGTTTGTTTCGGGTATCGGTATGTAAGACATATTTATTGTTTATCTGCAAGAGTTAAGCCGCAGCCTCTTAACATGATCCCGCAAAAGAGGTACCTATAACCCACGCCGTGTATTCGTTTGCAGAGATACAAATTCCTTAAGATGAAAGTACGAAAGTATGGCCAGATCTACAAGACTCATCTTTTCGGGAGCCCCACGGTGCGCATCATGGGGGCTGAAAATGTGAAACAAATTCTACTGGGGGAGCACAAACTCGTATCGGTGCAATGGCCCGCTTCCGTGAGGACGATCCTGGGAGCCGGCTGCCTGTCCAGCCTCCACGATTCCCAACACAAGCAGAGGAAAAGAGTAAGGGCATAGTTCCGCATCCGGACCCATTCATTATTGTCGATGTTTTGTGTCTAAATTCGCACAGGAAGGTTTGGCACCATTTACGTAAGGAATGGCCAAATACAGGCATGCTGGCATTCATGTAATAGAAACTGTTGGTATTTCCAGTGGTGTAGAGGAGGGGAAGATGTTGTAGACCTTTTGGTAATTTGCTGAGATGTTCTTTCGGACGTTAATAGGTGATTTTGAAAGCGTTCTCCAGAGAAGCCTTGAAAAACTACATGCCCGTGATGGTGGAGGAGATCCGTGCCGGTCTGGGGCGCTGGTTGGAGAGCGGCTCCTGTGTCCTGGTTTACCCCGAGGTGAAGCGCCTCATGTTCGGGATTGCCACCCGGATCTTACTCGGATTCGAACCAAGCCAGACCAACCCGCGCACACAGCAGCAGCTGATCGAAGCCTTTGAGGAAATGATTCGCAATCTCTTCTCATTGCCCATCGACGTGCCCTTCAGCGGCTTATACCGGGTAAGATGCGCCAAGAGGGCAGTGCCGGGTGGGTCAGTGGGAGAGCTCGCAACTTTTAAATCAAGCTGTTAATGCCGACTTTGTTATCTGATGATAGGGGCTGAAGGCGAGGAATGTGATCCATGCAAAAATCGAAGAAAATATACGGAAAAAGGTAGCAAGACGAGAGGCCGCGGGTCAGTTCAAGGATGCGCTGCAGCTTCTGATAGAGCACTCGGAAGAGAGCGACCAGCCCCTGCGGTTGCAGGTAAAGTTACAAAGAGCTGCCAGAACAAATCCCGAAGGGcgctcctcacctctcccctctttcccccccccggTCTCAGTCCCCAGCAGCTTCACCGCAACAGCCGCTCAGGAGGGCACTGCCCCAGGACGGCGAGAAGACGCATCCTCACACCTCCGCATCGGCTGCCTTCCCGCAGCTCACCTCCCCGTGGGTCACTTCAGCCCGAGCTCTCGCTGCCGGCATATCGAGCAGGACCAAGTGGCCCGGACCCGTCCGTCCAGACCCAGATCTCCACGGTGCTGCCCGATGACAGCGCTTCCCTGCATCCGACCCACGAGGATAGTCGCTCACAGAAAGCTGACCCATCCCATCGACCTACCCCCACATTGACATTAAACAACTCGCAGAAAAAAAATCCCCGAAATATCTTTCTGCTTGACTGGCAAGT from Narcine bancroftii isolate sNarBan1 chromosome 10, sNarBan1.hap1, whole genome shotgun sequence encodes the following:
- the cyp26a1 gene encoding cytochrome P450 26A1 isoform X1 translates to MVMFTLCATFLCTSVLPLSLFLAAVKLWEIYCISGRDRSCASPLPPGSMGLPFLGETLQLVLQRYKFLKMKVRKYGQIYKTHLFGSPTVRIMGAENVKQILLGEHKLVSVQWPASVRTILGAGCLSSLHDSQHKQRKRVILKAFSREALKNYMPVMVEEIRAGLGRWLESGSCVLVYPEVKRLMFGIATRILLGFEPSQTNPRTQQQLIEAFEEMIRNLFSLPIDVPFSGLYRGLKARNVIHAKIEENIRKKVARREAAGQFKDALQLLIEHSEESDQPLRLQELKESATELLFGGHETTASTATSLVTFLALHPEVVGKVRRELQEQGLLSHDVKENPQVTMEALEQLKYTGSVIKETLRLSPPVPGGFRVALKTFVLNGYQIPKGWNVIYSICDTHDVATNFSNKDEFNPDRFMEGCPEKDACRFSYIPFGGGSRSCVGKEFAKILLKIFTVELVRACDWQLLNGPPAMKTNPTIYPVDNLPTKFTPFPYKI